In Terriglobales bacterium, a single genomic region encodes these proteins:
- a CDS encoding sigma-70 family RNA polymerase sigma factor, whose amino-acid sequence MAETTATSFVATSRVAEGLAEAEFDQLMRLHQRRVYRLLLGMLRDPEAADTLTQECFLRAWRKRSSFRGEAAVGTWLVRIAVNLARDHARNRRLAFWRRLFSAPADNDDTRTQAEQLPSLRAGPEQALLARQELDAVWNVVEALPQQQKAVFLLRFVEEMSLDEIAEALDLRVGSVKSHLFRALSTVKTRVGR is encoded by the coding sequence ATGGCGGAGACCACAGCGACGTCGTTCGTGGCTACATCCCGGGTCGCCGAAGGACTGGCGGAGGCGGAGTTCGACCAGCTCATGCGCCTGCACCAGCGGCGCGTCTATCGCCTGCTGCTGGGGATGCTGCGCGACCCGGAGGCTGCCGACACGCTCACCCAGGAGTGCTTCCTGCGCGCCTGGCGCAAGCGCTCGAGCTTCCGCGGCGAGGCCGCCGTCGGCACCTGGCTGGTGCGCATCGCCGTGAACCTGGCCCGCGACCACGCACGCAACCGCCGCCTGGCCTTTTGGCGCCGGCTCTTCTCCGCTCCGGCGGACAACGACGACACCCGCACCCAGGCCGAGCAGCTTCCCAGCCTGCGCGCCGGCCCGGAGCAGGCCTTGCTGGCCCGGCAGGAGCTGGACGCTGTCTGGAACGTGGTAGAGGCGCTGCCGCAGCAGCAGAAGGCGGTCTTTCTGCTGAGGTTTGTGGAAGAGATGTCGCTCGACGAGATCGCCGAGGCGCTCGACCTGCGGGTGGGCAGCGTGAAGTCGCATCTGTTCCGTGCGCTGAGCACGGTGAAAACCCGGGTCGGGAGATAA
- a CDS encoding superoxide dismutase, protein MAHILPDLPYAFSALEPHIDALTMETHHDKHHAAYVKNLNAALEKHPGLQNKTAEELLHHINTVPEDIRTAVRNNGGGHANHSMFWTIMAPKAGGPAKGKVADAIRDAFGAFDQFQEKFNDAGTKRFGSGWVWLVGNKSGKIEIQSTANQDSPLMEGLFPILGNDVWEHAYYLKYQNRRPDYLKAWWNVVNWETVNKRFEEFQRHSKATAA, encoded by the coding sequence ATGGCGCATATACTGCCCGACCTGCCGTATGCCTTTTCGGCGCTGGAACCGCACATCGACGCACTGACGATGGAGACCCACCACGACAAGCACCACGCGGCCTACGTCAAGAACCTGAATGCCGCGTTGGAGAAGCACCCCGGCCTGCAGAACAAGACGGCCGAGGAGCTGCTGCACCACATCAACACCGTGCCGGAGGACATCCGCACGGCGGTGCGGAACAACGGCGGCGGCCATGCCAACCACTCGATGTTCTGGACCATCATGGCGCCCAAGGCGGGCGGCCCGGCGAAGGGGAAAGTAGCCGACGCGATCCGGGACGCGTTCGGCGCCTTCGACCAGTTCCAGGAGAAATTCAACGACGCCGGGACGAAACGCTTCGGCAGCGGCTGGGTATGGCTGGTGGGCAACAAGAGCGGGAAGATCGAGATCCAGTCCACCGCGAACCAGGACAGCCCGTTGATGGAGGGACTGTTCCCCATCCTGGGCAACGACGTGTGGGAGCACGCCTACTACCTCAAGTATCAGAACCGGCGTCCCGACTACCTCAAGGCATGGTGGAACGTCGTGAACTGGGAGACGGTGAACAAGCGTTTCGAGGAGTTCCAGCGGCATTCGAAGGCGACCGCGGCGTAA
- the purQ gene encoding phosphoribosylformylglycinamidine synthase subunit PurQ, whose product MKFGVIVFPGSNCDHDAYYSLGAVAGQQVTYLWHESADLENCDAVILPGGFAFGDYLRTGAIARFSPVMDSVTRFARSGGLVLGICNGFQILCEAGLLPGALMRNAGLKYICRAVHVRVETTDTPFTNACRKGEVLQIPIGHMEGNYFCEAETLELLLRDNRVLFRYCDPQGRTTTEANPNGSLDNIAGICNEGRNVCGMMPHPDRSSEIQLGSADGLKVFQSLLGALAGSQK is encoded by the coding sequence ATGAAGTTCGGCGTCATCGTCTTTCCCGGCTCCAACTGCGACCACGACGCGTACTACTCCCTGGGCGCCGTAGCCGGCCAGCAGGTCACCTACCTCTGGCACGAATCGGCGGACCTCGAGAACTGCGACGCCGTCATCCTCCCCGGCGGCTTCGCCTTCGGCGATTACCTGCGCACCGGCGCCATCGCCCGTTTTTCCCCGGTAATGGACTCCGTCACCCGCTTCGCCCGGTCGGGCGGACTGGTGCTGGGCATCTGCAACGGCTTCCAGATCCTCTGTGAAGCCGGGTTGCTCCCCGGCGCCCTCATGCGCAACGCCGGACTCAAATACATCTGCCGGGCGGTGCACGTGCGCGTGGAAACCACCGACACTCCCTTCACCAACGCCTGCCGCAAGGGAGAAGTCCTGCAGATCCCCATCGGACACATGGAGGGTAACTACTTCTGCGAGGCGGAGACCCTCGAGCTTCTGCTGCGCGACAACCGCGTGCTCTTCCGCTACTGCGATCCCCAGGGAAGGACCACCACCGAGGCCAATCCCAACGGCTCGCTCGACAACATCGCTGGAATCTGCAACGAAGGGCGCAATGTCTGCGGCATGATGCCCCACCCCGACCGGTCGAGTGAGATCCAACTCGGCTCCGCCGACGGGCTGAAGGTCTTCCAGTCGTTGCTGGGCGCACTGGCGGGAAGCCAAAAGTAA
- a CDS encoding acyloxyacyl hydrolase: MRFAASLLLLLCAAGAAAQTSASQNLPAASLKKGTWDIGVWTGGGTALTGSTSNTRVWNAGVRFGRVLTQEHGSGWLRGNLEWAGDVIPAYVVFQNKAVYGAGFNPALFKWNFTHGRKIAPFVEMGAGLLFTSSNVPAGTSTVNFTPQAGFGMHIFTREKRAVALTGKYIHISNAGLTTPNPGINTIQFTVGYNWFR, encoded by the coding sequence ATGAGGTTTGCCGCCAGTCTGTTGCTGTTGCTGTGCGCCGCCGGTGCCGCAGCCCAGACCAGCGCAAGCCAGAACCTGCCCGCCGCCTCCCTCAAGAAAGGCACCTGGGACATCGGAGTGTGGACGGGTGGAGGCACGGCGCTGACCGGCAGCACCTCCAACACCCGCGTATGGAACGCCGGGGTGCGCTTCGGACGGGTCCTGACCCAGGAGCACGGCAGCGGCTGGTTGCGCGGCAACCTGGAGTGGGCGGGCGACGTCATCCCCGCCTACGTGGTCTTCCAGAACAAGGCCGTCTATGGCGCCGGCTTCAACCCGGCGCTGTTCAAGTGGAACTTCACCCACGGCAGAAAAATCGCGCCTTTCGTAGAAATGGGCGCCGGCCTGCTGTTCACCTCATCCAACGTGCCGGCGGGGACCTCGACCGTCAACTTCACGCCCCAGGCCGGTTTCGGCATGCACATCTTCACCCGGGAGAAACGGGCGGTCGCCTTGACCGGGAAGTACATCCACATCTCGAACGCCGGCCTGACCACTCCCAATCCGGGCATCAACACCATCCAGTTCACCGTGGGGTACAACTGGTTCCGGTAG
- a CDS encoding glycosyltransferase family 2 protein translates to MLKYSIVVPFHNEEESVTLLYDRLKTVMEHTGESFELVFVDDGSNDLTFHQLEEIAKVDSRVTVIKLRRNFGQTPALVAGFDHAKGEYIIAMDGDLQDDPADVPLFLEKIAEGHDIVSGWRRRAGNLLLRRVPSRIANWLMARLSGVDLHDFGATFKAYRRELIREVPLYGELHRFIPALAAGVGASICEVEIRNSDREGGRSHYGIARVVPVFFDLITIRFLLGYLARPLHFFGSFGMTALLGGLGIAIWLMWLKLRYHTHVMTEHGPLMFFAAVLILAGVQLVALGLLGEMQVRHFHEPAHRAPYVVERILRADKSQESTLAE, encoded by the coding sequence ATGCTGAAATACTCCATCGTTGTCCCCTTCCACAACGAGGAAGAGAGCGTGACGCTGCTCTACGACCGCCTGAAGACGGTGATGGAGCACACCGGCGAGAGCTTTGAGCTGGTGTTCGTGGACGACGGCTCGAACGACCTCACCTTCCACCAACTGGAAGAGATCGCCAAGGTGGACAGCCGGGTGACGGTCATCAAGCTGCGGCGGAACTTCGGGCAGACGCCGGCGCTGGTGGCAGGCTTCGACCACGCGAAAGGCGAGTACATCATCGCCATGGATGGCGACTTGCAGGACGATCCCGCTGACGTCCCTCTGTTCCTGGAGAAGATAGCCGAGGGCCACGACATCGTGAGCGGATGGCGGCGGCGGGCGGGCAACCTGTTGTTGCGGCGCGTCCCCTCGCGCATCGCCAACTGGCTGATGGCGCGGCTGAGCGGCGTGGACTTGCACGACTTCGGAGCCACCTTCAAGGCCTACCGGCGCGAGCTGATCCGCGAAGTCCCGCTTTACGGCGAGCTGCACCGCTTTATCCCGGCGCTGGCCGCGGGCGTGGGCGCTTCCATCTGCGAGGTCGAGATCCGCAACAGTGACCGCGAGGGCGGCCGCTCGCACTACGGCATCGCGCGCGTGGTGCCCGTGTTCTTCGACCTCATCACCATCCGCTTCCTGCTGGGCTACCTGGCGAGGCCGCTGCACTTCTTCGGCAGCTTCGGCATGACCGCCCTGCTGGGAGGCCTGGGGATCGCAATCTGGCTGATGTGGCTGAAGCTCCGCTACCACACTCACGTCATGACCGAGCACGGGCCGCTGATGTTCTTCGCGGCGGTGCTCATCCTGGCGGGCGTGCAGCTGGTGGCGCTGGGCCTGCTGGGGGAGATGCAGGTGCGCCACTTCCACGAGCCCGCGCATCGCGCTCCCTATGTGGTGGAGCGCATCCTGCGCGCCGACAAGAGCCAGGAATCCACGCTGGCGGAGTAG
- a CDS encoding pyridoxal phosphate-dependent aminotransferase — translation MPQTTQPALRLAKRMARLGTETAFEVLVKARALEAKGRDIVHLEIGEPDFDTPANIIEAGSDALHKGWTHYGPSAGLPHLRQAIADEVARTRGVKVAPEEVVVVPGGKPIIFFLILALIEEGDEVIYPNPGFPIYESMVNFLGAKAVPIRLREEMDFRLDVNELKKLITDRTKLIILNSPHNPTGGILTERDVREIAQAIGDRDIMVLSDEIYSRLIFEGAHFSILSLEGWHDRTVLLDGFSKTYAMTGWRMGYGVMRADLATHVARLMTNSNSCTASFTQVAGIEALRGDQSSVEKMCAEFKRRRDLMVAGLNKIKGFSCRLPKGAFYTFPNITGTGWKSKKLADALLDDAGVAGLSGTAFGDYGEGYLRFSVANSIENLEKALSRIDEWTKKNL, via the coding sequence ATGCCCCAGACCACCCAACCCGCGCTGCGACTGGCCAAGCGCATGGCCCGCCTGGGGACGGAGACCGCCTTCGAGGTCCTGGTAAAAGCACGGGCGCTGGAGGCCAAGGGGCGGGACATTGTCCACCTGGAGATCGGCGAGCCCGACTTCGACACCCCGGCCAACATCATCGAGGCGGGCAGTGACGCCCTACATAAAGGATGGACCCACTACGGCCCTTCGGCCGGCCTGCCGCATTTGCGCCAGGCCATCGCGGACGAGGTTGCGCGCACCCGCGGGGTCAAAGTCGCGCCCGAAGAGGTGGTGGTCGTCCCGGGCGGCAAGCCCATTATTTTCTTCCTGATACTGGCGCTAATTGAGGAAGGGGACGAGGTCATCTACCCGAACCCCGGCTTCCCCATCTACGAGTCCATGGTCAACTTCCTAGGGGCGAAGGCGGTGCCCATCCGGCTGCGCGAGGAGATGGATTTCCGCCTGGACGTGAACGAACTGAAGAAGCTGATCACGGACCGCACCAAGCTCATCATCCTGAACTCGCCGCACAACCCCACCGGCGGCATCCTGACGGAGCGCGACGTGCGGGAGATCGCTCAGGCCATCGGCGACCGTGACATCATGGTGCTCTCGGACGAGATCTACAGCCGGCTGATCTTCGAGGGCGCGCATTTCTCCATCCTTTCGCTCGAGGGCTGGCACGACCGCACGGTGCTGCTCGACGGCTTCTCCAAGACCTACGCCATGACCGGGTGGCGCATGGGCTACGGGGTGATGCGCGCCGACCTGGCCACGCACGTGGCGCGGCTGATGACCAACTCCAACTCCTGCACCGCCAGCTTCACCCAGGTGGCGGGCATCGAGGCGCTGCGCGGCGACCAGAGTTCGGTGGAGAAAATGTGCGCGGAGTTCAAGCGCCGCCGCGACCTGATGGTCGCCGGGCTGAACAAGATCAAAGGATTCTCCTGCCGCCTGCCCAAGGGCGCTTTCTACACCTTCCCCAACATCACCGGCACAGGATGGAAGTCGAAAAAGCTGGCCGACGCGCTGCTGGACGACGCGGGAGTGGCCGGACTTTCCGGCACCGCCTTCGGCGACTACGGCGAAGGCTACCTGCGCTTCAGCGTGGCCAACTCCATCGAGAACCTGGAGAAGGCGCTCAGCCGCATCGACGAGTGGACGAAGAAGAACCTCTGA
- a CDS encoding D-glycerate dehydrogenase, with protein MANKKSFRVFASCHIGEAAESLLRERGYELEIYPGPEAPAKKLIIEKTAAGIDGLITTLRDPIDAEVFEAGKGRLKVVAQIAVGFDNINRADANRYKIPFTHTADVLTEATAEFAFLMLGVLARKMVPSERLVRENQWGSWHPFLPFLGDEITGKTIAIIGTGRIGLAVIKKCTGFDMNILCYDPAYQNLQFIQGIQELMDLRHARGLQKQKTWIKYVSFDEALAGADYVSVHVPLLREGESDTPTYHLFNEKTLRKMKPTAYLVNTSRGPVVEEAAVARALRENWIAGAALDVFEKEPLPPDSPLRDPDIADRCRLFHHFASGATITRLSTDPNLGMAGRCAQGLIDVLEGNYDGDVTKMPYVVNKEAFVGAGK; from the coding sequence ATGGCCAACAAGAAATCATTTCGCGTGTTTGCCAGCTGCCACATCGGCGAGGCTGCCGAGAGCCTGCTGCGCGAGCGCGGCTACGAGCTGGAGATCTATCCCGGTCCGGAGGCGCCCGCGAAGAAGCTGATCATCGAAAAGACCGCGGCCGGCATCGACGGGCTGATCACCACGCTGCGCGATCCCATCGACGCCGAGGTCTTCGAGGCAGGGAAGGGGCGGCTGAAGGTGGTGGCGCAGATCGCCGTGGGCTTTGACAACATCAACCGCGCCGACGCCAACCGCTACAAGATCCCCTTCACCCACACCGCCGACGTGCTCACCGAGGCCACGGCGGAGTTTGCCTTCCTCATGCTGGGCGTGCTGGCGCGCAAGATGGTCCCCAGCGAGCGCCTGGTGCGGGAGAACCAGTGGGGCTCGTGGCATCCCTTCCTCCCGTTCTTGGGGGATGAGATCACGGGTAAGACCATCGCCATCATTGGCACCGGGCGCATCGGTCTGGCGGTCATTAAGAAGTGCACCGGCTTCGACATGAACATCCTGTGCTATGACCCGGCGTACCAGAACCTCCAGTTCATCCAGGGGATCCAGGAGTTGATGGACCTGCGCCATGCCCGGGGCCTGCAGAAGCAGAAGACCTGGATCAAGTACGTTAGCTTTGACGAGGCCCTGGCGGGCGCCGACTACGTGAGCGTGCACGTGCCGCTGCTGCGCGAGGGCGAGAGCGATACGCCTACCTATCATCTGTTCAACGAAAAGACGCTGCGCAAGATGAAGCCCACGGCCTACCTGGTGAACACCTCGCGCGGCCCGGTAGTAGAGGAGGCCGCCGTGGCCCGCGCGCTGCGCGAGAACTGGATCGCGGGCGCGGCACTGGACGTCTTCGAGAAAGAACCGCTGCCGCCGGATTCACCTCTGCGGGACCCGGACATCGCCGACCGCTGCCGGCTCTTCCATCACTTCGCCTCCGGCGCCACCATCACCCGTCTTTCCACCGACCCCAACCTGGGAATGGCCGGCCGCTGTGCCCAGGGGCTGATCGATGTGCTGGAGGGGAACTACGACGGAGACGTCACCAAGATGCCGTACGTGGTGAACAAGGAAGCGTTTGTGGGAGCAGGAAAGTAA
- the ftcD gene encoding glutamate formimidoyltransferase codes for MSTLVECVPNFSEGRDKSKVDAIVAAMQVEGVYLLDRESDADHNRSVITLVGTREAIAEAAIRGVGKAAELIDLTQHQGAHPRMGATDVVPFIPIEGVTIEDCVAIARKVGEEIWKRYQIPVYLYEAAAAIPERQNLENIRRGQFEGLRDEIATNPARRPDLGEARVHPTAGATVVGARKFLIAYNIFLNTGDVQVAKKVAKTVRASSGGLPYVKGSGFLVRNLAQVSMNLTDFEQTPIARVFEAVKREAARYGATPLSSEIVGLIPKKALEDVAGWFLQVENFDSSLILENRLAAVMGGKMARGGIRAGVEPFVEQLAAPTATPGGGCAAAAAGAMAAALGHMVASMSRGKKAYQQYERELSEAIAQLAKLREELKAAIDDDAAAYDAVAKAYKQAKTAAGGDGLVADALKGATRVPLGVAERAREVGRIVESLAPVTNPNMASDLTVARALARAAVEGALANVEINLDSLKDESFAADIRKKTTALRSWASL; via the coding sequence ATGTCCACGCTGGTGGAGTGCGTCCCGAACTTTTCCGAGGGGCGCGACAAGTCGAAGGTGGATGCCATCGTCGCCGCCATGCAGGTGGAGGGCGTCTACCTGCTCGACCGCGAATCAGACGCCGACCACAACCGCTCGGTCATCACGCTAGTGGGCACGCGCGAGGCCATTGCCGAGGCCGCCATCCGCGGCGTGGGCAAGGCCGCCGAACTCATCGACCTAACCCAACACCAGGGAGCGCATCCCCGCATGGGTGCCACCGACGTGGTTCCCTTCATTCCCATCGAGGGCGTGACCATCGAGGATTGCGTGGCCATCGCGCGCAAGGTGGGCGAGGAGATCTGGAAGCGGTATCAGATTCCCGTGTATCTCTACGAAGCCGCTGCCGCCATCCCGGAGCGGCAGAATCTGGAGAACATCCGCCGCGGACAGTTCGAGGGCCTGCGGGACGAGATTGCCACCAATCCCGCGCGCCGGCCGGATCTCGGCGAGGCGCGCGTGCATCCCACGGCGGGTGCCACGGTGGTGGGAGCGCGCAAGTTCCTCATCGCCTATAACATTTTCCTGAACACCGGCGACGTTCAGGTAGCGAAAAAGGTCGCGAAGACGGTGCGCGCCTCCTCCGGCGGCCTGCCCTACGTGAAGGGATCGGGCTTCCTGGTGCGCAACCTGGCGCAGGTTTCGATGAACCTCACGGACTTCGAGCAAACGCCCATCGCGCGCGTCTTCGAGGCGGTGAAGCGCGAGGCGGCCCGCTACGGCGCCACTCCCCTCAGCAGCGAGATCGTGGGACTGATCCCCAAGAAGGCGCTGGAAGACGTAGCCGGGTGGTTCCTGCAGGTGGAGAACTTCGACTCCTCGCTGATCCTGGAGAACCGCCTGGCGGCGGTGATGGGAGGGAAGATGGCGAGAGGCGGGATCCGGGCGGGCGTGGAGCCCTTCGTGGAGCAACTGGCAGCGCCTACCGCTACCCCCGGCGGAGGATGCGCGGCGGCCGCAGCCGGAGCCATGGCCGCGGCGCTGGGGCACATGGTGGCGTCGATGTCGCGGGGGAAGAAGGCCTACCAGCAGTACGAACGCGAGTTGAGCGAAGCCATCGCGCAGCTGGCGAAGCTGCGCGAGGAGCTCAAGGCCGCGATTGACGACGACGCGGCCGCTTACGACGCGGTCGCCAAGGCCTACAAGCAGGCGAAGACGGCGGCGGGCGGCGACGGCCTGGTGGCGGATGCGCTGAAGGGCGCGACGCGCGTGCCGCTGGGCGTGGCCGAGCGGGCCAGGGAAGTGGGCCGGATCGTGGAATCGCTGGCTCCCGTCACCAATCCCAACATGGCCTCCGACCTGACGGTGGCCCGGGCGCTGGCGCGGGCCGCGGTGGAGGGCGCGCTGGCCAACGTGGAGATCAACCTGGATTCGCTGAAGGACGAGAGCTTTGCCGCCGACATCCGCAAGAAGACAACTGCCCTCCGCTCCTGGGCATCTCTATAA
- a CDS encoding Spy/CpxP family protein refolding chaperone, with translation MRKSLFAFLAILLLCPMLTFGQGPTPPPQQPGVALRAPMPPPELGKWWKNSDIVAQLQLSDAQIKQIEDTFLDYRLKLIDLHAEVERQEARLQPLIEADQPDEVKVSAQIDLVIAARGKLEKANTMMMLAIRRVLNVEQWKKLQVIQQERDRMRFHGRGGPEGPRSPHPPQAPTPDASE, from the coding sequence ATGAGAAAATCGCTTTTCGCTTTCCTTGCAATCCTGTTGCTCTGCCCCATGTTGACGTTCGGGCAGGGCCCGACCCCACCGCCTCAGCAGCCGGGCGTCGCGCTGCGCGCCCCCATGCCCCCGCCCGAGTTGGGAAAGTGGTGGAAGAACTCCGACATCGTGGCCCAGTTGCAGCTGAGCGATGCCCAGATCAAGCAGATCGAGGATACCTTCCTCGACTACCGGCTCAAGCTGATCGACCTGCACGCCGAGGTCGAGCGCCAGGAAGCCCGCCTGCAGCCGCTGATCGAGGCCGACCAGCCCGACGAAGTCAAAGTCAGCGCCCAGATCGACCTGGTGATCGCTGCGCGTGGCAAGCTGGAAAAGGCCAACACCATGATGATGCTTGCCATCCGCAGGGTGCTGAACGTGGAGCAGTGGAAGAAGCTGCAGGTCATCCAGCAGGAGCGCGATCGGATGCGCTTCCACGGACGCGGCGGACCGGAGGGCCCGCGCTCGCCGCATCCGCCGCAGGCGCCTACCCCCGACGCCAGTGAATGA
- a CDS encoding YebC/PmpR family DNA-binding transcriptional regulator, protein MSGHSKWATIKHKKGAADARRGKVFTRLIREIAMAAKSGGDPDTNARLRTAVTAAKAENMPADNIKRAIQRGTGELPGATYEESIFEGYGPGGVALLVEVSTDNRNRTVSEIRHAFAKNGGNLGEAGSVAWMFHKKGDIVVPKPAAKEDDLMNIVLEAGGEDLRDDGENWEILTDPQHYESVLEAVKKAGIQPTLSEISMVPQNYIKLEGAAAAQMIRLVEALEEHDDVQHVYSNFDIDQKQLEAVAS, encoded by the coding sequence ATGTCCGGCCATTCCAAGTGGGCCACCATCAAGCACAAAAAAGGGGCGGCGGATGCCCGCCGGGGCAAGGTGTTCACCCGGCTGATCCGGGAGATCGCCATGGCCGCCAAGTCCGGCGGCGATCCGGACACGAACGCGCGCCTGCGCACCGCGGTGACCGCGGCCAAGGCCGAGAACATGCCGGCGGACAACATCAAGCGCGCTATCCAGCGGGGCACGGGAGAGCTTCCCGGCGCTACTTATGAGGAGTCTATTTTCGAGGGCTACGGCCCGGGCGGAGTGGCGCTGCTGGTGGAGGTCTCGACCGACAACCGCAACCGCACGGTGAGCGAGATCCGGCACGCCTTCGCCAAGAACGGCGGAAACCTGGGCGAGGCCGGCTCGGTGGCCTGGATGTTCCACAAGAAGGGCGACATCGTGGTGCCCAAGCCGGCGGCCAAGGAAGACGACCTGATGAACATCGTGCTCGAGGCCGGGGGCGAGGACCTGCGTGACGACGGCGAGAACTGGGAGATTTTGACCGATCCCCAGCACTATGAGTCGGTGCTGGAGGCGGTGAAGAAGGCCGGGATCCAGCCGACGCTGTCGGAGATCTCCATGGTGCCGCAGAACTACATAAAGCTGGAAGGGGCGGCGGCGGCGCAGATGATCCGGCTGGTGGAGGCGCTGGAAGAGCACGACGACGTGCAGCACGTTTATTCCAACTTCGATATTGATCAGAAGCAGCTCGAGGCAGTGGCGAGCTAG